A region from the Tigriopus californicus strain San Diego chromosome 9, Tcal_SD_v2.1, whole genome shotgun sequence genome encodes:
- the LOC131887505 gene encoding membrane-associated guanylate kinase, WW and PDZ domain-containing protein 2-like isoform X5, translated as MLKNKRSTTPVVKEKPKQAATGEKAVVFATRPSVNAECHWSEILRDIVLINDTNREISELYFDLSGGADHGQFPYVGTVSTTPDSRGISVSTSVDVRVGDVLLEVQDRKVSGYTQADVVAWIKHCLRSRDSPVVIKTVPEGAITTDLRQYLNARFPKGGVDHELQNTIRDNLYLRTVPVTTRTPRPEERHGTDYTFLSKDEFMALEKSGELLESGVYDGNHYGTPKPPSESTSSLIHQLSGGGSQSTAEHTHQHQSGGAHQTHATPPAGSQAAVNFPGAHPSSEGKRRRNRSNVEAMTAKHFEAEDDQDEDPSSMMTSGSEHQNRLGIGKDDNDRQVNGPDTPSGSSGGSSSKSGSGPHGADSGHPDSPEVLPPDDPPPTEESLGPLPPNWEKAYTDKGEAYFIDHNTGTSHWLDPRLSRVQKKRPEECDENELPFGWERIDDPHYGTYFIDHVNRRTQYENPVLVAKSMNQSGDGLVAPSYGSGTIRQGPAPPPAPPLAPPNGPAGTFPRVKKSHSPFFTRDPNQLRGERIRCQLVKSARGLGFTIVGGDDNVDEFLQIKSVVPNGPAWADGGLKTGDVLVFVNDTCVLGFTHHDMVTMFQSIATGDIVNLEVCRGYPLPFDPDDPNTEIVTTVAVTSPEQNEWASELERQRQHYQGQQPAPDAQSMPDLSHHNQYPSGTNHHLRPGSADLLGQNDYGENSSDFSSEVKNTLSAPQADGMTIPITKGGMGFGFTIADSAYGQKVKKILDWPRCKNLQEGDVLVEINLVNVRNKSHSEVVQVLKDCPRGQEANISIQRGLLSPNTNGAPGGLGTSSSNQSSPVKNKYKRDKFTADFSGLKPKSGMLFRSKTPTAEIYATQEKEKVPLRPKTPIVDTRNFNRSKTPTSMFSIPFQRNDVTRASLGVAGSTSQYDPYGGITNQMGGLNLHDYNRSQSPGRELDGNYYNQGGNYPQPGLDYPGGYQPDPLYNTTAAMYPEYNNINYSQQQMPSPGKMYGDTYQNYNGNSANPHYDPTYGYTRGAPQGDIQAYRAGSLPRNGGGSGSVTGRKESTSFEHSEPLPGGLTRWPRPERRPVPSECIELTVTLHRQDSGFGFRIVGGTEEGSQVSIGHIVPGGAADVDGRLYSGDEIIAVDGSAVLNTSHHQVVELMGEAAHQGRVTLTVRRRLFQHDSYGRIPENYPYDVTVTRRENEGFGFVIISSVSRAGSTIGRIIPGSPAERCGRLHVGDRILAVNHVDINCLHHGEIVNLIKDSGYSVVMTVGPPIDDTSSNASTSHRSSTSSMVTAQAMPTVLPPSDSAGSSIHSNNVDPRSVSVGAPLPPSQQHSATYHPHHPPPPSYLTNSNNTSSNTHPHHHISNSQVPSHSSYHHSSSTTNTGFHPSPHSNSNGSYSGMGGPVPPPHTLENYQQEDQELNMLELDDQYYAVELQRGARGFGFSIRGGREFHSMPLFVLRIAVDGPAAADGRLRVGDQIIEINGINTKNMTHGEAIELIKSGGAMVRLLVRRGKMPPSALMEQVGLSPLSPTPTVSMSAMGRPMSAMSQPSHTMMANPNAYHANLISSHSNYSNNNNFGNGYLPQHPTPPTGNGMVPTPFTAATAMIPNGHLNGPMGHSSPRMAFPPPGTAGVVPTSSASSNDQYNWYNQQNNLYHNHH; from the exons gTGCCATAACCACCGACCTCCGCCAGTACCTCAACGCAAGATTTCCCAAAGGAGGAGTGGACCATGAACTTCAGAATACCATCAGAGATAATCTTTACCTAAGAACAGTTCCTGTAACCACTCGAACTCCTCGACCCGAGGAACGCCATGGCACGGATTACACTTTCTTGTCCAAAGACGAGTTCATGGCGCTTGAAAAGTCTGGCGAACTATTAGAGAGTGGAGTCTACGATG GCAATCACTACGGAACACCGAAGCCGCCATCAGAGTCCACATCGTCTCTCATTCATCAGCTTTCCGGTGGAGGATCTCAAAGCACAGCTGAACACACCCACCAGCATCAGAGTGGTGGAGCCCACCAAACACATGCCACGCCCCCTGCCGGGTCTCAAGCAGCTGTGAATTTCCCAGGTGCTCATCCCAGCTCCGAGGGCAAAAGACGACGAAACCGCTCGAACGTGGAGGCCATGACTGCGAAGCATTTTGAGGCCGAAGACGACCAAGACGAAGACCCGAGTTCCATGATGACCTCGGGTTCGGAGCATCAAAACAGGCTGGGCATCGGCAAGGACGACAACGATCGACAAGTCAACG GCCCCGACACGCCCAGTGGATCTTCAGGCGGATCTAGCAGCAAGTCCGGGTCCGGCCCACACGGGGCGGATTCGGGTCATCCCGACTCGCCCGAAGTTCTCCCACCCGATGACCCCCCACCCACCGAAGAATCTCTAGGCCCCCTTCCCCCCAATTGGGAAAAGGCCTACACGGACAAGGGCGAAGCGTATTTCATTGACCACAACACAGGGACCTCACACTGGCTGGATCCTCGACTCTCTCGGGTTCAGAAGAAACGCCCCGAGGAATGTGATGAGAATGAGTTGCCATTTGGTTGGGAGCGGATCGACGACCCTCATTACGGGACTTACTTCATCGACCATGTCAATCGACGGACTCAGTATGAGAATCCAGTGCTTGTGGCCAAATCTATGAATCAAAGTGGAG ATGGTTTGGTGGCTCCGAGCTACGGCAGTGGGACCATTCGACAAGGACCGGCCCCACCTCCAGCCCCGCCTTTGGCCCCACCCAATGGACCAGCCGGGACGTTTCCCCGAGTCAAGAAATCTCATT CCCCGTTTTTCACCCGGGACCCCAATCAGCTCCGAGGAGAGCGAATCCGTTGTCAGCTAGTCAAGTCTGCCCGAGGTCTGGGCTTCACCATTGTGGGTGGAGATGACAATGTGGACGAGTTTCTCCAGATCAAATCCGTGGTGCCCAATGGACCTGCTTGGGCCGACGGAGGCCTCAAGACCG gCGACGTTCTTGTCTTTGTGAACGACACCTGCGTCTTGGGTTTCACCCACCATGATATGGTGACCATGTTCCAATCCATCGCCACGGGGGATATAGTGAACCTTGAGGTTTGTCGAGGTTACCCGCTCCCCTTTGATCCCGATGACCCGAACACGGAGATCGTGACCACCGTGGCCGTCACAAGTCCCGAGCAAAACGAATGGGCCTCCGAATTGGAACGGCAGCGTCAACATTACCAAGGCCAACAACCCGCCCCGGATGCCCAATCCATGCCAGACCTGTCCCACCACAACCAATATCCGAGTGGGACGAATCATCATCTCCGACCGGGTAGTGCGGATCTTTTGGGTCAGAATGACTACGGCGAGAACAGTTCGGATTTCTCGAGTGAGGTGAAGAATACGTTGAGTGCGCCGCAAGCGGATGGAATGACGATTCCGATCACGAAAGGGGGCATGGGTTTCGGTTTCACGATCGCGGACAGTGCTTATGGAcagaaagtgaaaaagatcTTGGATTGGCCACGGTGCAAGAATCTGCAAGAGGGCGACGTCTTGGTCGAAATCAACTTGGTCAACGTGAGAAACAAATCTCATAGTGAGGTGGTCCAGGTTCTTAAGGACTGTCCTCGCGGACAAGAGGCTAATATTTCAATTCAACGGGGCCTTCTCTCGCCGAATACCAATGGAGCGCCGGGTGGCTTAGGCACGTCCTCTTCGAATCAGTCCTCCCCTGTGAAGAACAAGTACAAACGGGACAAGTTCACGGCAGACTTCAGTGGGCTGAAACCCAAGTCGGGCATGCTATTCCGAAGCAAAACGCCCACCGCCGAGATATACGCCACgcaggagaaggaaaaagtcCCATTGAGGCCCAAGACACCCATCGTGGATACAAGGAACTTCAATCGCTCGAAAACACCTACGTCCATGTTCTCGATTCCGTTCCAAAGGAACGATGTCACTCGGGCCAGTTTAGGCGTGGCCGGGTCCACCTCCCAGTACGACCCCTATGGTGGGATTACCAATCAAATGGGTGGACTCAACCTCCATGACTATAACCGCTCCCAAAGCCCGGGTCGGGAATTGGATGGGAATTACTACAACCAGGGTGGAAACTACCCCCAACCCGGCCTCGACTACCCAGGTGGCTACCAACCCGATCCTCTCTACAACACGACGGCGGCGATGTATCCGGAgtacaacaacatcaactacTCCCAGCAACAAATGCCATCGCCCGGCAAGATGTACGGAGACACATATCAAAACTACAATGGCAATAGCGCAAACCCCCACTACGACCCAACCTACGGGTATACGCGAGGGGCACCCCAGGGTGATATCCAAGCTTATCGAGCCGGATCCTTACCTCGAAACGGAGGCGGGAGCGGAAGTGTGACTGGCCGGAAAGAGAGTACGAGCTTCGAGCACAGCGAACCTCTTCCCGGCGGGCTCACCCGTTGGCCACGGCCGGAGCGCAGGCCCGTTCCATCCGAGTGCATCGAGCTGACCGTCACGTTGCATCGCCAGGACTCTGGTTTCGGCTTTCGGATCGTGGGTGGCACCGAGGAAGGTTCTCAG GTGTCCATTGGTCATATTGTTCCGGGTGGAGCAGCAGATGTGGACGGCCGACTCTACAGTGGTGATGAAATCATCGCTGTGGACGGGAGCGCTGTCTTGAACACTTCCCACCATCAGGTCGTAGAGCTGATGGGCGAGGCGGCTCATCAAGGCCGAGTCACCCTCACTGTGCGGAGAAGACTGTTTCAGCACG ATAGCTACGGCCGCATTCCCGAAAACTATCCTTATGATGTCACGGTGACTCGCCGGGAAAACGAAGGATTCGGCTTTGTGATAATCTCTTCCGTGTCTCGAGCGGGCTCGACGATAGGTCGCATCATCCCTGGTTCACCCGCAGAGCGATGCGGTCGACTCCATGTGGGTGATCGAATTCTAGCCGTGAACCACGTGGATATCAATTGTTTACACCACGGGGAGATCGTCAACCTCATCAAGGACTCCGGCTACTCCGTGGTTATGACCGTTGGGCCTCCAATCG ACGACACCTCCAGCAACGCTTCCACTTCTCATCGG AGTTCCACCAGTTCCATGGTGACGGCTCAAGCCATGCCCACTGTTTTACCTCCTTCCGATTCTGCCGGCAGCTCGATCCACTCCAACAATGTGGACCCAAG GTCTGTTTCTGTGGGAGCGCCACTGCCTCCCTCCCAGCAACATTCGGCCACTTACCACCCCCATCACCCTCCACCACCATCCTACTTgaccaacagcaacaacacctCCTCCAACACCCACCCCCATCATCACATCAGCAACAGTCAAGTCCCGTCCCACTCCTCTTACCATCACAGCAGTTCCACCACCAACACGGGGTTCCACCCCTCGCCACACTCCAATAGCAACGGTTCCTATTCAGGAATGGGTGGACCTGTGCCACCTCCTCACACATTGGAGAACTACCAGCAG GAGGATCAGGAGCTGAATATGCTCGAGTTAGACGACCAATATTACGCTGTGGAGCTGCAACGAGGAGCTCGCGGGTTCGGGTTCTCAATTCGAGGGGGTCGTGAATTCCACTCCATGCCGCTGTTTGTGTTGCGAATCGCGGTGGACGGGCCGGCGGCCGCTGATGGGCGCTTGCGCGTGGGCGACCAAATCATCGAGATCAATGGCATCAACACCAAGAACATGACGCATGGCGAAGCCATTGAACTCATCAAAAGTGGTGGGGCCATGGTGCGGCTCCTGGTGCGACGAGGCAAGATGCCTCCATCTGCATTAATGG AGCAAGTTGGTCTGTCGCCATTGTCACCCACCCCCACTGTATCCATGTCAGCCATGGGGCGGCCCATGAGTGCCATGTCACAGCCCTCTCACACCATGATGGCCAATCCGAACGCCTATCACGCAAACTTGATCAGTAGCCATAGCAATTACAGTAACAATAACAATTTTGGCAACGGCTATTTGCCCCAACATCCGACGCCACCCACAGGCAACGGCATGGTGCCCACGCCTTTCACGGCTGCCACAGCCATGATACCGAACGGTCATCTCAACGGTCCCATGGGCCACAGCTCGCCAAGAATGGCGTTCCCACCCCCTGGAACGGCGGGCGTGGTGCCCACCTCGAGCGCGTCTAGCAATGACCAATACAATTGGTACAATCAACAGAACAACCTGTACCACAATCACCATTAA
- the LOC131887505 gene encoding membrane-associated guanylate kinase, WW and PDZ domain-containing protein 2-like isoform X6, giving the protein MYDTLADRKRFFDHVEKRIRYQNSLEQAVEAVIRLFRSEWAIGEKKVLLIVIHLPSNLLVTSQSPSPEEIPNGVEQDESFKCILHLISVSQCCQSTSGAITTDLRQYLNARFPKGGVDHELQNTIRDNLYLRTVPVTTRTPRPEERHGTDYTFLSKDEFMALEKSGELLESGVYDGNHYGTPKPPSESTSSLIHQLSGGGSQSTAEHTHQHQSGGAHQTHATPPAGSQAAVNFPGAHPSSEGKRRRNRSNVEAMTAKHFEAEDDQDEDPSSMMTSGSEHQNRLGIGKDDNDRQVNGPDTPSGSSGGSSSKSGSGPHGADSGHPDSPEVLPPDDPPPTEESLGPLPPNWEKAYTDKGEAYFIDHNTGTSHWLDPRLSRVQKKRPEECDENELPFGWERIDDPHYGTYFIDHVNRRTQYENPVLVAKSMNQSGDGLVAPSYGSGTIRQGPAPPPAPPLAPPNGPAGTFPRVKKSHSPFFTRDPNQLRGERIRCQLVKSARGLGFTIVGGDDNVDEFLQIKSVVPNGPAWADGGLKTGDVLVFVNDTCVLGFTHHDMVTMFQSIATGDIVNLEVCRGYPLPFDPDDPNTEIVTTVAVTSPEQNEWASELERQRQHYQGQQPAPDAQSMPDLSHHNQYPSGTNHHLRPGSADLLGQNDYGENSSDFSSEVKNTLSAPQADGMTIPITKGGMGFGFTIADSAYGQKVKKILDWPRCKNLQEGDVLVEINLVNVRNKSHSEVVQVLKDCPRGQEANISIQRGLLSPNTNGAPGGLGTSSSNQSSPVKNKYKRDKFTADFSGLKPKSGMLFRSKTPTAEIYATQEKEKVPLRPKTPIVDTRNFNRSKTPTSMFSIPFQRNDVTRASLGVAGSTSQYDPYGGITNQMGGLNLHDYNRSQSPGRELDGNYYNQGGNYPQPGLDYPGGYQPDPLYNTTAAMYPEYNNINYSQQQMPSPGKMYGDTYQNYNGNSANPHYDPTYGYTRGAPQGDIQAYRAGSLPRNGGGSGSVTGRKESTSFEHSEPLPGGLTRWPRPERRPVPSECIELTVTLHRQDSGFGFRIVGGTEEGSQVSIGHIVPGGAADVDGRLYSGDEIIAVDGSAVLNTSHHQVVELMGEAAHQGRVTLTVRRRLFQHDSYGRIPENYPYDVTVTRRENEGFGFVIISSVSRAGSTIGRIIPGSPAERCGRLHVGDRILAVNHVDINCLHHGEIVNLIKDSGYSVVMTVGPPIDDTSSNASTSHRSSTSSMVTAQAMPTVLPPSDSAGSSIHSNNVDPRSVSVGAPLPPSQQHSATYHPHHPPPPSYLTNSNNTSSNTHPHHHISNSQVPSHSSYHHSSSTTNTGFHPSPHSNSNGSYSGMGGPVPPPHTLENYQQEDQELNMLELDDQYYAVELQRGARGFGFSIRGGREFHSMPLFVLRIAVDGPAAADGRLRVGDQIIEINGINTKNMTHGEAIELIKSGGAMVRLLVRRGKMPPSALMEQVGLSPLSPTPTVSMSAMGRPMSAMSQPSHTMMANPNAYHANLISSHSNYSNNNNFGNGYLPQHPTPPTGNGMVPTPFTAATAMIPNGHLNGPMGHSSPRMAFPPPGTAGVVPTSSASSNDQYNWYNQQNNLYHNHH; this is encoded by the exons gTGCCATAACCACCGACCTCCGCCAGTACCTCAACGCAAGATTTCCCAAAGGAGGAGTGGACCATGAACTTCAGAATACCATCAGAGATAATCTTTACCTAAGAACAGTTCCTGTAACCACTCGAACTCCTCGACCCGAGGAACGCCATGGCACGGATTACACTTTCTTGTCCAAAGACGAGTTCATGGCGCTTGAAAAGTCTGGCGAACTATTAGAGAGTGGAGTCTACGATG GCAATCACTACGGAACACCGAAGCCGCCATCAGAGTCCACATCGTCTCTCATTCATCAGCTTTCCGGTGGAGGATCTCAAAGCACAGCTGAACACACCCACCAGCATCAGAGTGGTGGAGCCCACCAAACACATGCCACGCCCCCTGCCGGGTCTCAAGCAGCTGTGAATTTCCCAGGTGCTCATCCCAGCTCCGAGGGCAAAAGACGACGAAACCGCTCGAACGTGGAGGCCATGACTGCGAAGCATTTTGAGGCCGAAGACGACCAAGACGAAGACCCGAGTTCCATGATGACCTCGGGTTCGGAGCATCAAAACAGGCTGGGCATCGGCAAGGACGACAACGATCGACAAGTCAACG GCCCCGACACGCCCAGTGGATCTTCAGGCGGATCTAGCAGCAAGTCCGGGTCCGGCCCACACGGGGCGGATTCGGGTCATCCCGACTCGCCCGAAGTTCTCCCACCCGATGACCCCCCACCCACCGAAGAATCTCTAGGCCCCCTTCCCCCCAATTGGGAAAAGGCCTACACGGACAAGGGCGAAGCGTATTTCATTGACCACAACACAGGGACCTCACACTGGCTGGATCCTCGACTCTCTCGGGTTCAGAAGAAACGCCCCGAGGAATGTGATGAGAATGAGTTGCCATTTGGTTGGGAGCGGATCGACGACCCTCATTACGGGACTTACTTCATCGACCATGTCAATCGACGGACTCAGTATGAGAATCCAGTGCTTGTGGCCAAATCTATGAATCAAAGTGGAG ATGGTTTGGTGGCTCCGAGCTACGGCAGTGGGACCATTCGACAAGGACCGGCCCCACCTCCAGCCCCGCCTTTGGCCCCACCCAATGGACCAGCCGGGACGTTTCCCCGAGTCAAGAAATCTCATT CCCCGTTTTTCACCCGGGACCCCAATCAGCTCCGAGGAGAGCGAATCCGTTGTCAGCTAGTCAAGTCTGCCCGAGGTCTGGGCTTCACCATTGTGGGTGGAGATGACAATGTGGACGAGTTTCTCCAGATCAAATCCGTGGTGCCCAATGGACCTGCTTGGGCCGACGGAGGCCTCAAGACCG gCGACGTTCTTGTCTTTGTGAACGACACCTGCGTCTTGGGTTTCACCCACCATGATATGGTGACCATGTTCCAATCCATCGCCACGGGGGATATAGTGAACCTTGAGGTTTGTCGAGGTTACCCGCTCCCCTTTGATCCCGATGACCCGAACACGGAGATCGTGACCACCGTGGCCGTCACAAGTCCCGAGCAAAACGAATGGGCCTCCGAATTGGAACGGCAGCGTCAACATTACCAAGGCCAACAACCCGCCCCGGATGCCCAATCCATGCCAGACCTGTCCCACCACAACCAATATCCGAGTGGGACGAATCATCATCTCCGACCGGGTAGTGCGGATCTTTTGGGTCAGAATGACTACGGCGAGAACAGTTCGGATTTCTCGAGTGAGGTGAAGAATACGTTGAGTGCGCCGCAAGCGGATGGAATGACGATTCCGATCACGAAAGGGGGCATGGGTTTCGGTTTCACGATCGCGGACAGTGCTTATGGAcagaaagtgaaaaagatcTTGGATTGGCCACGGTGCAAGAATCTGCAAGAGGGCGACGTCTTGGTCGAAATCAACTTGGTCAACGTGAGAAACAAATCTCATAGTGAGGTGGTCCAGGTTCTTAAGGACTGTCCTCGCGGACAAGAGGCTAATATTTCAATTCAACGGGGCCTTCTCTCGCCGAATACCAATGGAGCGCCGGGTGGCTTAGGCACGTCCTCTTCGAATCAGTCCTCCCCTGTGAAGAACAAGTACAAACGGGACAAGTTCACGGCAGACTTCAGTGGGCTGAAACCCAAGTCGGGCATGCTATTCCGAAGCAAAACGCCCACCGCCGAGATATACGCCACgcaggagaaggaaaaagtcCCATTGAGGCCCAAGACACCCATCGTGGATACAAGGAACTTCAATCGCTCGAAAACACCTACGTCCATGTTCTCGATTCCGTTCCAAAGGAACGATGTCACTCGGGCCAGTTTAGGCGTGGCCGGGTCCACCTCCCAGTACGACCCCTATGGTGGGATTACCAATCAAATGGGTGGACTCAACCTCCATGACTATAACCGCTCCCAAAGCCCGGGTCGGGAATTGGATGGGAATTACTACAACCAGGGTGGAAACTACCCCCAACCCGGCCTCGACTACCCAGGTGGCTACCAACCCGATCCTCTCTACAACACGACGGCGGCGATGTATCCGGAgtacaacaacatcaactacTCCCAGCAACAAATGCCATCGCCCGGCAAGATGTACGGAGACACATATCAAAACTACAATGGCAATAGCGCAAACCCCCACTACGACCCAACCTACGGGTATACGCGAGGGGCACCCCAGGGTGATATCCAAGCTTATCGAGCCGGATCCTTACCTCGAAACGGAGGCGGGAGCGGAAGTGTGACTGGCCGGAAAGAGAGTACGAGCTTCGAGCACAGCGAACCTCTTCCCGGCGGGCTCACCCGTTGGCCACGGCCGGAGCGCAGGCCCGTTCCATCCGAGTGCATCGAGCTGACCGTCACGTTGCATCGCCAGGACTCTGGTTTCGGCTTTCGGATCGTGGGTGGCACCGAGGAAGGTTCTCAG GTGTCCATTGGTCATATTGTTCCGGGTGGAGCAGCAGATGTGGACGGCCGACTCTACAGTGGTGATGAAATCATCGCTGTGGACGGGAGCGCTGTCTTGAACACTTCCCACCATCAGGTCGTAGAGCTGATGGGCGAGGCGGCTCATCAAGGCCGAGTCACCCTCACTGTGCGGAGAAGACTGTTTCAGCACG ATAGCTACGGCCGCATTCCCGAAAACTATCCTTATGATGTCACGGTGACTCGCCGGGAAAACGAAGGATTCGGCTTTGTGATAATCTCTTCCGTGTCTCGAGCGGGCTCGACGATAGGTCGCATCATCCCTGGTTCACCCGCAGAGCGATGCGGTCGACTCCATGTGGGTGATCGAATTCTAGCCGTGAACCACGTGGATATCAATTGTTTACACCACGGGGAGATCGTCAACCTCATCAAGGACTCCGGCTACTCCGTGGTTATGACCGTTGGGCCTCCAATCG ACGACACCTCCAGCAACGCTTCCACTTCTCATCGG AGTTCCACCAGTTCCATGGTGACGGCTCAAGCCATGCCCACTGTTTTACCTCCTTCCGATTCTGCCGGCAGCTCGATCCACTCCAACAATGTGGACCCAAG GTCTGTTTCTGTGGGAGCGCCACTGCCTCCCTCCCAGCAACATTCGGCCACTTACCACCCCCATCACCCTCCACCACCATCCTACTTgaccaacagcaacaacacctCCTCCAACACCCACCCCCATCATCACATCAGCAACAGTCAAGTCCCGTCCCACTCCTCTTACCATCACAGCAGTTCCACCACCAACACGGGGTTCCACCCCTCGCCACACTCCAATAGCAACGGTTCCTATTCAGGAATGGGTGGACCTGTGCCACCTCCTCACACATTGGAGAACTACCAGCAG GAGGATCAGGAGCTGAATATGCTCGAGTTAGACGACCAATATTACGCTGTGGAGCTGCAACGAGGAGCTCGCGGGTTCGGGTTCTCAATTCGAGGGGGTCGTGAATTCCACTCCATGCCGCTGTTTGTGTTGCGAATCGCGGTGGACGGGCCGGCGGCCGCTGATGGGCGCTTGCGCGTGGGCGACCAAATCATCGAGATCAATGGCATCAACACCAAGAACATGACGCATGGCGAAGCCATTGAACTCATCAAAAGTGGTGGGGCCATGGTGCGGCTCCTGGTGCGACGAGGCAAGATGCCTCCATCTGCATTAATGG AGCAAGTTGGTCTGTCGCCATTGTCACCCACCCCCACTGTATCCATGTCAGCCATGGGGCGGCCCATGAGTGCCATGTCACAGCCCTCTCACACCATGATGGCCAATCCGAACGCCTATCACGCAAACTTGATCAGTAGCCATAGCAATTACAGTAACAATAACAATTTTGGCAACGGCTATTTGCCCCAACATCCGACGCCACCCACAGGCAACGGCATGGTGCCCACGCCTTTCACGGCTGCCACAGCCATGATACCGAACGGTCATCTCAACGGTCCCATGGGCCACAGCTCGCCAAGAATGGCGTTCCCACCCCCTGGAACGGCGGGCGTGGTGCCCACCTCGAGCGCGTCTAGCAATGACCAATACAATTGGTACAATCAACAGAACAACCTGTACCACAATCACCATTAA